The genome window aaataagtaaagttaaagaagaaaaacgatATAACCAAGATCGAAGAAATTTCAAAAACCCGCTGGTCatgcttttgttgcttttttttgtgtgtgtgtgtgtgtgtgtgtgtgtgtgtgtgtgtgtgcattcattaaGCCCTTTGAGCGCTACAAACCCCAAACaacctcagttgttttttttacccatctTCACCAACCCCCACATTACTGGCCAATATCCATTCTGTCCAAGTTCTTAGtactccctttccacccccaaccccccacttccccccacccctcttttcctctGTTGCCCTgtgtgtactaaaaaaaaaaaaccaaaaaaacccagaagggtTGAGAAGAGCTTCCAAAAAGAAATGCTTGCTGCCATCTCAAGATAACTGCATCCCTCTACCTACCAAATTCCCAAAGGCCGCCCTCACTCACTACCGgcaaccctcaccacccccctctatGAATTCCCTaaggccgccccccccccccccccctcaccaccctatTCTGTGATGCCAACCAAAACCACCACACTgttctgtccccccccaccccacctccatccaatAACCCTCACCCCTTTACACCCTATCCACCCCcacacttcacccccacccccacacccccacaccatacccccacccccccaccctcctcttttcTCGTGTATGCCACATTGCTTCACAACCTCAAGTTATGGAAAAAGTTCGACCCATTCAAAACCACAACCAAAAGCACGTCAAAACCACcatcaaaatgaaaacaaaaaacacaaggtACATCTGCAAACGCCCGACAGAGCACAGGGAGACAACAGTCAATggcagataatgatgatgacgaaaacaTGGACAAGAGATAGCGGCTGTGTCCGGTCGGCccaccatgggtttttttttttcttttcttttctgctttccaaTCCAGCCACAAAGTAatcacaggtgcacacacacacacacacacacactccacgcctCACCGCAGGGTTTACAcaacttttgggggggggggggggggaaggttaagAAGTGTGAGGGAGAGGTATGGCAAGTGGTGTCAaatttttaaaaccttttttttttttttttttttttttaacaacacactcagggggggggggggggggggacacaaccTTTTCCCCTATTAGCTAGCTGCCTGTCGAGTTAAAAGCAAACCAGCCAGCTACtttacaagacttttttttttagtggtggcgtacaaaaatatatatacacattacaTAGGGATGCCCTACGACAACAAGAAGCTCTCACGCACTGCAAAGAAAGGGCTGTCCATCATTTCAACAAGGGAACAGCGCACACTGCTCTGTACGCTTCTGTTCAAAAGCCTGTAGATCACAACTTCCCAGACAGCGTTTGTTTGCTCGCGGGCTTCTGCTGCAGCGCTTTCTGTGTATCGCTCACACTTGCTGCTTAGGCAGCCGCCACTCTTCAGTTTCCAGCCTGGTCCTTGTTGGGTGGGTAACCCACTAatttgggggggcgtgggggggggcagggactgTGTGGCATCATCTTTAGTTTTAAAAGCACATCCTTCCGGGACTTTCCCCGTGATCCTGTGAGGACCTTGGAGAGAAAGGtgaagaaaaaaggtgaaaggTGAAAGTGTATTTACTTCCCTGACCCTTCCCCACCAAAATCGTGCTTTCCCTGAAGtgagtccttcacacacacacacacacacacacacacacacacacacacactggtacatacACATACTTGTGAACCAGAGCCACCAGTTCATAGCTTAACCAGAAAaagtgcacacaaaaaaaagaacacaaaacattTACCAGAACACCACTCACCCGCTTCGACTTATGCGGTTTCTTCCGACGCTGGAGGATTTCAAgcaaagtgttaaaaaaaacatgGCGTGAAGCTAacaataaaacataaatgaataaataaataaataaataaacaaacataaaagcaCCACAAAATCAACATATTGCCTCCTGGCAGCCCGTTCACTAGCGATATAAACAGCCACCCATGTGGCAAACGTACAAAAGCTGCGTTAATAATTGACCACTCTACATCAAAAAAGCACTAGCCAATCAAAACCAGATGTATAATGAAatgacaaccaaaaaaaaaaaaaaaaaaaaaaatgaaataagggAAAGGGGCAGCAGGAAGGGAACGGATGGAGTGGGGGATCATTTCTTCTTCAAACCATAGCGGGCCAGGAAATCTGAATTTTTAGAGCCCTGGCTCCCTGCGGCGGAAGAGGAAGGCGTGGAGGAGGCTGGTTTAGGGGCCGCCCCGGCCACGCCGGGGGAGGTGGGCGTGGTGGGTTTGGGGACCACCCCGGCAGACGTCGGCGACGTCGGTTTGGGGACCACCCcggcggaggtgggggaggtgggggtggtgggcttGAGGCCCGGGGCCGCCCCAGCCACCCCTGGGGTCGGCTTCGATGCCGGCGTCTGCGCagggggctgctgctgctgaaagcGCGCCGCAAAAGCCGAGACCGAACTGCCGACCTTAGGGGCCCCCGGCTTGGGCGCCGCGGGCGCCGGCTTCTCAAACATGCCTTTCTGGGCGGCGATGCCCCCGGCAGCCGGGGAGGCCGGCTTGCCCGGAACCAAGGGGGACACCTTGCTCCCGTTGGGGGAGGCCGGGGAGGCCGGGGAAGCCGGGGAGGCCGTTTTCTGAGgcacggggggaggaggggacttGGGACCCACCACCCCAGCCGGGGACGCCGGCTTTtccggggcgggtggggggggcttcttcCCTATCTGCAGCGGGGGCAGCTTCCCCTGAGGCTTGGCCGCCACAGGGATCTTCTTCTCCGGCactggggcaggggcaggggccaCCTTGCCCAGGGTGATGGCCGCAGAAGTGGACTGGGCCACAGGGGCCGGGGCCGGggccggggggctggggggagacagaggcagcgTGAAGGAAGTGGACGACTCCTCTTCAACAACAGCCTGTGGCTGAGGGGGGGAAGGCGCCTCGGCGACAACAGGGGACAGGGTGAccgtctccaccacctcctcctcctcgcccccccctaAACTGATGCTGGCCGACACCACCGGCTCCTCCACCTGGGCAGACACCTGGGGCACGGCAGGGGGCGGGGCCGCGTCAAACACGGGGGTCAGGGTCACCGTctgggcaggagggggaggagctacGGCTactggggtgggggcggggacagCGGGCCGACTGGCCTCTACACGCACCGGGGAGGGCTGGGGAGCTACCACCACCTGACTGCCgctaccacccaccccacccttggCAGTTACCTCGGCGGCGGCGGGCTCGGCGGCGGCCGCAGACGTCCTGGGCGGGCTCTTCTTGTTGCTGCCGCCGCCGCTGTTGGCGTTGCTGGGGACCGGCGCCATCTTCTCCTCCAGCTTCTTCTGGATGTTGGCGAAGCTGTCGGCGCCCAGGTAGTCAGCGTGGCCCCGCTCCCACGCCAGGCGGCGCTCCCGGTCGTCCAGCAGCGAGTAGTCCCCGACGTCACCGCTGCCGCCCACCGTCATCTGGGCCAGCTCTCCCACCAGGCCcccctgtacaccacacacacacacacacgtgttacacacacacacacacacacgtgttacacacacacatcctcctcctttgttagtttgttgtcattgctttttttttttttttttttttttgtcttttttccccttgtgGGGCTGGATGTCAGATAAAAAAGCAGTTTGTGATAACTCCACTTCcattgtgaattaaaaaaaaaaaatgtttttttggttcattttttttgtttccttttccttcccttcaCTCTTTCTgtaaatcaatctttttttctttttctttttttttcttttttttttttgttctttcttgttatttactttcagtgatattagatgatacACCCATCCACTGTATGTAATCAGGTGACAAAGGGTAGGTAACTGGTCATGACACACGGCACAGTGGAAAATAATGTCACACACTCTAATAAGCACCAGAAACTTGGTAAAAACAGTCAACTTCACAAACCATGCTTCAAATCTGAGTCACTCTACTCTACCCCTCGTTTAATACCAGGTTGTTGGGgttttagtggtagtagtagtagtagtagtagttgttgttgttcttgttgttgttgttgtccccaacATGGGTAACTAACTAGTCGTGGCAAACAGTACACATGAGAAAACAGAACTGGAACTTTTATCACATGAAATGCTTTTAGTGTTTcatagatgtatgtgtgttttgttgctgctgttgttttgttttgtttttcaacacatGGTTTTGCAGCATCTTTCTCAGACTCTAAATAATAAaaccacacaaaaagaaaagaaagagatacgCCAAAAAGACTCCAATAAACAAAAATGTATAAACAGGCACTCACTGAACATCACACCTCTTTTCTCTCAAACCTTTTCAACATGATTctaatcatttcttcttctcagaGCCTTTTCAATATATATTTCTAATAATAAATTATTctcctcaacttttttttttctgtaactatAATTCTAATCAGTTCTTTTTGCCGAACCTTTTCAGTAAAATTCTATACATAAAAATTTCTCAACCTTTTCAGTGAATTTTAATAACTGTTTTACACATCAtacaacagaggagaaaaaaacacacccacattaTGTAAAAAAATACCACAGCAAATCAATAAGAGACAGTAAaaagcatgcaaaaaaaaaagaaaaaaaagaagaagaaattatgacATATgtaaacaacagagacagacagacaagacagagacacaccaacaagagacagacagaaggagaaaaagaattactgaaaagacacacaacacaacatcatcagtcAACATGAATCTCTCTTCAAgcgcagaaacaaacaaaatcatcatcaacattcacAGTAagcactatcttttttttttaaatcccactcTTTCAACCATACCAACCACCCATGACCAAGGGCAGAGAATGAACTACACCTTAAGAaatcttatcccccccccccaccccttcccctctccaaaAGCACTGTTTTAAaaactacttcttttttttctcccttgtccCAAACTGACAAAGAGTTTTAACCCTTTAGCATTCACCCAGTCACAACTAGCAAGAAACACATTGCCTTGAAGTGCTCCTgtaaccagtctgtctgtctgtctactccatACCCATTTCACACTGACCCACTTTgcataataaaaacaagagaggcaaggccttcaagactcacttgtgacagagTAAaacgcaagctttttatgtaatgagaataatttcaaaatgtaatgtttaaggtgagaaagatcagtttaaagcaaattaactcccctagcataattacagagtaatttccctttttactatctgcaccaaaacgtttgcaaaataaataaaacttccatgattagcaaaagaagttactgtttgaacaaaaaatgttaataatgactcctcttgttgttgggtcagaatatcagatcaaagtgccaagtttagagaatacaaaaaatatcaatataacagtaaatgcagtttgcatataattaggcttcatttttttttgtgtgtgtccatcccagaggtccaatattgttttaaacaagatgactggaaagaactgaatttttcctatttttatgcctaatttggagtcaactaacaaagtatttgcagagaaaatgtcaatgttaaagtttaccacggacacacagacacacagacacacgcacgcacacacagacaaccgaacacagggttaaaacagactcactttgcttacacaagtgagtcaaaaacaaccttgtaaacaaaacaaaatcatgagagaattataacaacaaaaaaaacaacaaaaaacaacaacaccacctgtACACAAGTAATACAGACACCATTTCATACCAAACATATTGCATAAGACAAATTTGTCACAAAATTCTCGACTAACAGCATTACCTAAAATGGCATTCTACAGATCAGTGCCATGACCCAGTTAATGTGAACAGAAtttgtaaataaaataaaataaaataaaataaaataaaataatcagtcAACAGAGCCTTTAACTAGTTAAAGGACCTGCAAACAAATTACAACACAGTCATTATTACATGCCAAACACTGACTAAAACATGTttctaacaacagcaaaaaaaaaacaaaacaaaaaaacatggaataAATTCTGTTTAAGgtctcatcaaacacacacactactgactgaAAACTTTTAATGTACAAATTATCTTTCACATCTGAAAGTTAACCgtttaaaaatgaaaataaataaataaataaaatggtaaATCTGGGCCAATCGTGTTAGTCAAAATGAGGcatcaaagatatatatatatgcatgaccTGTTTCTGCACAGCTActggcagaaacaacaacatatcaagATCACCAAGGATTATTATTCCAGAACTCGGCACTGGGAGCCCCCCCAAGAGACTCCAAACCGGCTAAAAATAACTCGGCAAACATTTCACTGAAAACACAGCTTGTACAACCCGTTCATTGACcaccaacgacaataacaacaacaacaaaaaaaggttgtTTACAACAGAACTAGGACACCCGATGATTCACTTGACATGAACCATGCACCATAATCATGACCTGCAACTGTTTGGGGAAGGTTAAGAAGTCAGACGGAGCAGGACTTCCCAACGTACAGCATCTCAGTAAAAAGAAGGGGAAATAATTTGTCCACATGACAGGACATAAGCTttacaaacagaaataaaataataagctCATCTTCTCACACATGCAATCATCTGCCCCATCATGCAAGTTCCAAGTATACTGATGCAGAATATATAAAGTGATGCAGAATATATAAAGTATACTGATGCAGAATATATAAAGAATATATAAAGTATACTGATGCAGAATATATAAAGTATACTGATGCACAATATATATTCAGAAGGGGGGAATAAgagtgagaaggaggaagaaaaaaagaaaaaagaagaagaagccacaaGTCCACAATTCTCTGAAACATTTGCAAGAAAACATTCACTGACACATAAtcaaagacagaaggaagcaagaagaagaagaagcagaacaacaacaacaacaacaacaacaaaaaagatagaaaaagataGACAAGAACTACGACTCGAGAACAGCACACAATAAATCACACAAAGGCATTATTAGTAGTTAGAACCGCAGTGCAACGTCCCCCACAACAAGCAGTGTGCAAAATGGAAGAAaagcagcaaacaaacagcaccaaggaggggaaaaaaaaagtctttaaaataaaaaaaattatttttaaaaaaaagctcaactctgtcaacattcagtgaagtcagagagaaagtgactgcaaaataaaaaaagggaTCTGGCAAAAACCAGAactgcacagcacaacccaaaggCATAAACCAAAGTTAcaacacaatggaaaaaaaaaaatgtcacacacGTGTATCGCTTTCACTAATGATGGCATTTATGAAAATACACAAGTACACTAaactatttgtatttctatttctttttatcacaacagatttctctgtgtgaaattcgggagagcgtgtcgctacactacagcgccacgcatttttttggtattttttcctgcgtgcagttttatttgtttttcctatcgaagtggatttttctgcagaattttgccaagaacaacccttttgttgccatgggttctttttttacgtgcactaagtacatgctgcacacgggggaccttggtttatcgtctcatccgaatgactagcgtccagaccaccactcaaggtctagtggaggaggagaaaatatcggcgactgggccgtgattcgaaccagcgcactcaagattctctcgcttcctaggcggacgcgttacctccaggccatcactccaccccttccctcactctctccaaaAACGTGAGAATGGTCGATAACAAATTAACTCTCCCACCTTAAAAATTTCCTTTCAGAGGAAGTATAACTGGTTgtaaaggaggaggggtgggggtctggcAGTACAACGACagtgaatgaaaacaaacaaaatgaatccaAAACTGGCCGCAAGATACAACAGACCAACACAAACAGTCACACCGCAGATGAAAAAATAACATCTAACAACAACGCACTAATCacgaaagacaagacaatacccacaacaacaacaaaacagtttcccgACACACAAGGCGCAGTCATCGAAAAATCCTGGACATCCGCTTCTGTGGAAACGTAACGCTGCCCACGATTGTGTGAACGTGGGTAAATCATGGGGGGTATACACCATATGGAACGGCAGGTATCATTGCTATACCTCCTTTTCTCCCCTATCAGTATATATCATCAATAACGTATGTACAGTGTGAAATGGAAATCAACGGCCGCCAGCTCAGGTTATGTCTCATACCAACCCTCCGTCCTCTTTATATAACACGTACCAAATCATTTCCAagtcccattcctctctctctctctctctctctctcacacacacacacacacacacacacacacacacaactataatcttctgcgttcactggtatgcacacgagtgggcttttacgtgtatgaccgtttttaccccaccatgtaggcagccgtactccgctttcgggggtgtgcatgctgggtacgttcttgtttccataacccaccgaacgctgacatggattacaggatctttaacgtgcgtatttgatcttctgcttgcatatacacacaaagggggttcaggcactaagcaggtctgcacatttgttgacctgggagatcgttaaaaatctccaccctttacccaccaggcgccgtcaccgtgattcgaacccaggaccctcagattgacagtccaacgctttaaccactcggctattgcgcccgtcacaactATAATCAAAATATATACAGTTAAGCCAACAAATTTCCAAACGTCACATTgtcacacactgactgaacaaATCTATCAAGCAGCTGGACTTGAACGCCGTCTCCAACCCCTTCACCTGATGCAGTTCTGTTCGGGTGTGTTGCAAACTGCCATGCATCAGactggcaggcagagagagactagACAGCTCTGATCAATACCAGTGTGTTCTGCGCCCTTGTGAGGTAAAGGTGGCAGGGGGTTGAAAAAGAGagtggtgagacagacacagacagagagaacgtgagtgtgtgtggggggggggggggggggggggggggggggggggggggggggatgtgtgtgtgtgtgtctgtgcacaaacatgcgtgagagagagagaaagagagagaggagagagagagagagagagagagagagagagagtgtgtgtgtgtgtgtgtgtgtgtgtgtgtgtgtaagaatgagtgagtgagagtgagagtgtgtgtgtgtgtgtgtgtgtgtgtgtgtgtgtgtgtgtgtgtgtgtgtgtgtgagtgtgagtgtgagtgtgagtgcgtgtgtgtgtgcgtgcttgtgtccaTAACCAGCTTTTATTTTTATGCCAAGCTGAGTGGGCAAAAAAACGCAGCAACATTTACATTGGTGACACTTTCCGCTTCCACCGACATTTCATCGTACATCTCCGGCTGTTTACCACACTGACTCAGTCTTACATACGTGTCTGCTTATCTAGTTccattgcagacagacagacagacaggcaaacagaggcaGAAAAGAGTCTGCTTTACTTAGCGTGCGTGTACGaggtcagtctgtttctctgttcattGTGTGATTCCATGTGAGCAGAGATGGCTCTGTGCAGATTCTTCAGAGGCCAAGTtttttgatgtatgtgtgtgtgtgtgtgtgttgtgtgcgtgtgtgtgtgtctgttgtctctccacatatgtgtgtgtgtgtgtgtgtgtgtgtgtgtgtgtgtgtgtgttgtgtgcgtgtgtgtgtgtctgttgtctttccacaggtgtgtgtgtgtgtgtgtgtgtgtgtgtgtgttgtgtgcgtgtctgttgtctctctacatgtgtgtgtgtgtgtgtgtgtgtgtgtgtgtgtgtgtgtgtgtgtgtgtgtgtgtgtgtctgtctgtctgtctgtctgtctgtctgtctgtctctctctctctctctctctctcacggcagatgtgtaagatggccaaagtgctaatgtcttcaccgttagaaaataaaaatcattcattcattcattctctctctctccacacacacacacacacacacacacacacatatctatgaaGCAAATAagtagaagaaaacaaacaaaaacacaaaaagcaaaaaaaagtgtCCTCCCCAAATAAATATtccatcctcctctcctcttcctctaagGACAACCATTTAAGAAGTTAACATACTAAACTAGTTCCGTCCTTCAATCCTTCAAGAGTTAACACACATCAGTGTGAAACGAACGACTGGTGCTTTCGAAAACACCGTCTGTCCCAACTGTATGTGTggtatctgcacaagattcagtgccacataaacttttttctttttttttctttttttttttttttgaggggggggattaatagtagtatcatcatttatCACTCCTCTACCaagtttcaggaaaaaaaaaaaaaaaaaaaaaaaaaaccctaactcCCAGTAGCTCTCAACAGCGAGCTTCTAGAACTtaagtgttaactctctccatacgaacagcgaaaagagacgacgttaacagcgtttcaccccagttaccaccatcaaaatattgcaagtggaaggctcttatactgaagaggtgaatgttgacaaagataccacaattctgacgatggaagctaaaggttgggtcattcagacacccactggacatccgaggggtctgtgtagaggagaacagaggactggccgtactgagtgagttaaacgtgcaCTCATGTCTCAGAGACATCCAAccagaggcccccccccccccccccccccccccaatgcagCGCTGCATACAGGTCTTGTTTCTTCTTTACAGAAAGGCCACCCAGTCAATGGTGTGTAACAAAGGCTCTACTGACTtgagggcgcgggggtgggggaagggcaaGAGAGATGTGCGTCAGTaatacatacataccacacaaacaaacacaatgcgCACGCTCAGGTGTTGTGTGTGCAAAGTACCCCAGGAGgagtggagtaggaagg of Babylonia areolata isolate BAREFJ2019XMU chromosome 30, ASM4173473v1, whole genome shotgun sequence contains these proteins:
- the LOC143275398 gene encoding uncharacterized protein LOC143275398 isoform X2; its protein translation is MGDRAQKEAWVTLATNDAYALGCLVLGNSLRRVQTTRQLVVMVTEGVSQGLRYQLERVFDRLEDVNIMDSEDARNLALLGRPDLNVTFTKIHCWTLTQYDKCVFMDADTLVIQHCDELFDREEFSAAPDAGWPDCFNSGVFVFRPSLETYQAILALAGTTGSFDGGDQGLLNLFFNTWATEDIMKHLPFIYNVVSQAFYSYLPAFTQFRNTIKIVHFIGAIKPWNHPYNTATRTVTVYPETGHSQEFLQMWWDIFMELVQPCLDPTVGGLVGELAQMTVGGSGDVGDYSLLDDRERRLAWERGHADYLGADSFANIQKKLEEKMAPVPSNANSGGGSNKKSPPRTSAAAAEPAAAEVTAKGGVGGSGSQVVVAPQPSPVRVEASRPAVPAPTPVAVAPPPPAQTVTLTPVFDAAPPPAVPQVSAQVEEPVVSASISLGGGEEEEVVETVTLSPVVAEAPSPPQPQAVVEEESSTSFTLPLSPPSPPAPAPAPVAQSTSAAITLGKVAPAPAPVPEKKIPVAAKPQGKLPPLQIGKKPPPPAPEKPASPAGVVGPKSPPPPVPQKTASPASPASPASPNGSKVSPLVPGKPASPAAGGIAAQKGMFEKPAPAAPKPGAPKVGSSVSAFAARFQQQQPPAQTPASKPTPGVAGAAPGLKPTTPTSPTSAGVVPKPTSPTSAGVVPKPTTPTSPGVAGAAPKPASSTPSSSAAGSQGSKNSDFLARYGLKKK